In a single window of the Raphanus sativus cultivar WK10039 chromosome 9, ASM80110v3, whole genome shotgun sequence genome:
- the LOC108826682 gene encoding precursor of CEP6, translating to MKISIYIVLTILFISMACYKIQYTEARQLRETDSADREQHFTAGNTEDFGPTYPGNSPGIGHKLKENNEIAEGFKDDIKPMTPGHSLGSGHVVNNELKA from the coding sequence ATGAAAATCTCAATTTATATCGTTCTTACCATTCTCTTCATTTCGATGGCATGTTATAAGATACAATACACTGAAGCAAGACAGTTGCGAGAAACCGACAGTGCAGATCGTGAACAACATTTCACAGCCGGTAATACTGAAGATTTTGGGCCTACTTATCCGGGTAATAGTCCGGGGATTGGTCATAAATTAAAGGAGAATAATGAAATAGCAGAAGGGTTTAAAGATGACATCAAGCCTATGACACCAGGACATAGTCTCGGCTCTGGACATGTTGTCAACAATGAGCTTAAGGCGTAG